Proteins encoded by one window of Lycium barbarum isolate Lr01 chromosome 11, ASM1917538v2, whole genome shotgun sequence:
- the LOC132617130 gene encoding probable galacturonosyltransferase 9 isoform X2 — MAVAVRSGRSNMLSYRVFASSMFTLLFILTLSVLFSSHPSHNEHLVTQTNGDAYIHRSVLGLRPDPLKTRLDLVYKQANDHIALVNAYAAYARKLKLDISKQLKTFEDLGKTFSDLQSKPTYRTALFDTDGPMDEDSLRQFEKEVKDKVKFARLLISDSKESYDNQLKIQKLKDTIFSVNELFVKAKKNGLFARSIAAKSTPKSLHCLAMRLMEERIAHPEKYRDDDPKPEFEDPTLYHYAIFSDNVIAVSVVVNSVIKNAKEPWKHVFHVVTDRMNLAAMKVWFKMRPIKEGHIEIKSVEDFKFLKSSYVPVLRQLESVNLQNFYFQNRAENATKDVNNMKFRNPKYLSILNHLRFYLPEMYPGLHRILFLDDDVVVQKDLTALWSIDMDGKINGAVDTCFGSFHRYAQYLNFSHPLIREKFNPKACAWAFGMNIFDLDAWRREKCTEEYHYWQNLRVFRKQLSYLGRNKNDDRSLWKLGTLPAGLATFYSTTKSLDKSWHVVGLGYNPSISMNEIHNAAVIHFTGNMKPWLDIAMTQYKELWTKYIDSEMEFVQMCNFGM, encoded by the exons ATGGCGGTTGCAGTCCGGTCAGGCCGGTCGAATATGTTGTCATACAGAGTGTTCGCTTCCTCTATGTTTACTTTACTCTTCATTCTTACACTTTCAGTTCTTTTTTCATCTCATCCTTCACATAATGAGCAT CTTGTGACACAGACTAATGGGGATGCATACATTCATCGGTCGGTTCTGGGATTGAGGCCAGATCCATTAAAGACTAGGTTAGATTTAGTATATAAACAAGCAAATGATCATATAGCTCTTGTGAATGCTTATGCTGCTTATGCAAGGAAGCTCAAGCTCGATATCTCGAAGCAGCTGAAGACGTTTGAAGATTTGGGTAAGACTTTCTCAGATCTTCAATCAAAGCCAACTTACCGTACAGCTTTATTTGATACTGATGGGCCTATGGATGAGGATTCTTTGAGACAGTTCGAGAAGGAGGTTAAGGATAAGGTCAAGTTTGCAAGGTTATTGATCTCCGATTCAAAGGAGTCTTATGATAATCAGTTGAAGATACAAAAGTTGAAGGATACAATTTTTTCTGTTAATGAGTTGTTTGTGAAGGCAAAGAAGAATGGACTGTTTGCCAGGTCGATTGCTGCAAAATCAACTCCGAAGAGTTTACATTGTCTTGCCATGAGGCTTATGGAGGAGAGAATTGCACATCCAGAAAAATATAGGGATGATGACCCTAAGCCTGAATTTGAAGACCCTACTTTATACCATTATGCCATATTCTCGGATAATGTAATTGCAGTATCAGTGGTTGTGAATTCAGTGATAAAGAATGCAAAGGAGCCATGGAAACACGTTTTCCATGTCGTTACTGACAGGATGAATTTAGCTGCAATGAAGGTTTGGTTTAAGATGAGGCCTATTAAGGAAGGACATATTGAAATCAAATCTGTAGAGGATTTTAAATTCCTAAAGTCCTCATATGTACCAGTACTCCGCCAGCTTGAATCTGTAAATCTGCAGAACTTTTACTTTCAAAATAGAGCAGAAAATGCAACAAAAGATGTGAACAACATGAAATTTAGGAATCCGAAATACTTGTCAATACTCAATCACTTAAGATTCTATTTGCCAGAGATGTATCCAGGGCTTCACCGTATTTTATTCCTGGATGATGATGTTGTGGTTCAGAAGGATTTGACAGCATTGTGGAGTATTGATATGGATGGAAAGATCAACGGGGCAGTTGACACGTGCTTTGGATCTTTTCATCGCTATGCTCAGTATTTGAATTTCTCGCATCCTCTCATTCGGGAGAAGTTCAATCCTAAGGCTTGCGCCTGGGCATTTGGGATGAATATCTTTGACCTTGATGCTTGGAGGCGTGAAAAATGCACGGAGGAATATCATTACTGGCAGAACTTG agggtctttcggaaacagctgtcctaccttggtaggaatAAG AATGATGACCGGAGTTTGTGGAAACTGGGAACACTTCCAGCTGGGTTAGCCACCTTCTACTCAACAACAAAATCATTGGATAAATCGTGGCATGTTGTTGGTCTTGGCTACAATCCGAGTATTAGCATGAATGAGATCCACAATGCTGCTGTGATTCACTTCACCGGGAATATGAAGCCTTGGTTGGACATAGCCATGACCCAATACAAGGAGCTTTGGACCAAATACATTGACTCTGAAATGGAGTTCGTGCAAATGTGCAATTTTGGCATGTAG
- the LOC132617130 gene encoding probable galacturonosyltransferase 9 isoform X1 yields MAVAVRSGRSNMLSYRVFASSMFTLLFILTLSVLFSSHPSHNEHLVTQTNGDAYIHRSVLGLRPDPLKTRLDLVYKQANDHIALVNAYAAYARKLKLDISKQLKTFEDLGKTFSDLQSKPTYRTALFDTDGPMDEDSLRQFEKEVKDKVKFARLLISDSKESYDNQLKIQKLKDTIFSVNELFVKAKKNGLFARSIAAKSTPKSLHCLAMRLMEERIAHPEKYRDDDPKPEFEDPTLYHYAIFSDNVIAVSVVVNSVIKNAKEPWKHVFHVVTDRMNLAAMKVWFKMRPIKEGHIEIKSVEDFKFLKSSYVPVLRQLESVNLQNFYFQNRAENATKDVNNMKFRNPKYLSILNHLRFYLPEMYPGLHRILFLDDDVVVQKDLTALWSIDMDGKINGAVDTCFGSFHRYAQYLNFSHPLIREKFNPKACAWAFGMNIFDLDAWRREKCTEEYHYWQNLPRVFRKQLSYLGRNKNDDRSLWKLGTLPAGLATFYSTTKSLDKSWHVVGLGYNPSISMNEIHNAAVIHFTGNMKPWLDIAMTQYKELWTKYIDSEMEFVQMCNFGM; encoded by the exons ATGGCGGTTGCAGTCCGGTCAGGCCGGTCGAATATGTTGTCATACAGAGTGTTCGCTTCCTCTATGTTTACTTTACTCTTCATTCTTACACTTTCAGTTCTTTTTTCATCTCATCCTTCACATAATGAGCAT CTTGTGACACAGACTAATGGGGATGCATACATTCATCGGTCGGTTCTGGGATTGAGGCCAGATCCATTAAAGACTAGGTTAGATTTAGTATATAAACAAGCAAATGATCATATAGCTCTTGTGAATGCTTATGCTGCTTATGCAAGGAAGCTCAAGCTCGATATCTCGAAGCAGCTGAAGACGTTTGAAGATTTGGGTAAGACTTTCTCAGATCTTCAATCAAAGCCAACTTACCGTACAGCTTTATTTGATACTGATGGGCCTATGGATGAGGATTCTTTGAGACAGTTCGAGAAGGAGGTTAAGGATAAGGTCAAGTTTGCAAGGTTATTGATCTCCGATTCAAAGGAGTCTTATGATAATCAGTTGAAGATACAAAAGTTGAAGGATACAATTTTTTCTGTTAATGAGTTGTTTGTGAAGGCAAAGAAGAATGGACTGTTTGCCAGGTCGATTGCTGCAAAATCAACTCCGAAGAGTTTACATTGTCTTGCCATGAGGCTTATGGAGGAGAGAATTGCACATCCAGAAAAATATAGGGATGATGACCCTAAGCCTGAATTTGAAGACCCTACTTTATACCATTATGCCATATTCTCGGATAATGTAATTGCAGTATCAGTGGTTGTGAATTCAGTGATAAAGAATGCAAAGGAGCCATGGAAACACGTTTTCCATGTCGTTACTGACAGGATGAATTTAGCTGCAATGAAGGTTTGGTTTAAGATGAGGCCTATTAAGGAAGGACATATTGAAATCAAATCTGTAGAGGATTTTAAATTCCTAAAGTCCTCATATGTACCAGTACTCCGCCAGCTTGAATCTGTAAATCTGCAGAACTTTTACTTTCAAAATAGAGCAGAAAATGCAACAAAAGATGTGAACAACATGAAATTTAGGAATCCGAAATACTTGTCAATACTCAATCACTTAAGATTCTATTTGCCAGAGATGTATCCAGGGCTTCACCGTATTTTATTCCTGGATGATGATGTTGTGGTTCAGAAGGATTTGACAGCATTGTGGAGTATTGATATGGATGGAAAGATCAACGGGGCAGTTGACACGTGCTTTGGATCTTTTCATCGCTATGCTCAGTATTTGAATTTCTCGCATCCTCTCATTCGGGAGAAGTTCAATCCTAAGGCTTGCGCCTGGGCATTTGGGATGAATATCTTTGACCTTGATGCTTGGAGGCGTGAAAAATGCACGGAGGAATATCATTACTGGCAGAACTTG ccgagggtctttcggaaacagctgtcctaccttggtaggaatAAG AATGATGACCGGAGTTTGTGGAAACTGGGAACACTTCCAGCTGGGTTAGCCACCTTCTACTCAACAACAAAATCATTGGATAAATCGTGGCATGTTGTTGGTCTTGGCTACAATCCGAGTATTAGCATGAATGAGATCCACAATGCTGCTGTGATTCACTTCACCGGGAATATGAAGCCTTGGTTGGACATAGCCATGACCCAATACAAGGAGCTTTGGACCAAATACATTGACTCTGAAATGGAGTTCGTGCAAATGTGCAATTTTGGCATGTAG
- the LOC132617130 gene encoding probable galacturonosyltransferase 9 isoform X3 translates to MAVAVRSGRSNMLSYRVFASSMFTLLFILTLSVLFSSHPSHNEHTNGDAYIHRSVLGLRPDPLKTRLDLVYKQANDHIALVNAYAAYARKLKLDISKQLKTFEDLGKTFSDLQSKPTYRTALFDTDGPMDEDSLRQFEKEVKDKVKFARLLISDSKESYDNQLKIQKLKDTIFSVNELFVKAKKNGLFARSIAAKSTPKSLHCLAMRLMEERIAHPEKYRDDDPKPEFEDPTLYHYAIFSDNVIAVSVVVNSVIKNAKEPWKHVFHVVTDRMNLAAMKVWFKMRPIKEGHIEIKSVEDFKFLKSSYVPVLRQLESVNLQNFYFQNRAENATKDVNNMKFRNPKYLSILNHLRFYLPEMYPGLHRILFLDDDVVVQKDLTALWSIDMDGKINGAVDTCFGSFHRYAQYLNFSHPLIREKFNPKACAWAFGMNIFDLDAWRREKCTEEYHYWQNLPRVFRKQLSYLGRNKNDDRSLWKLGTLPAGLATFYSTTKSLDKSWHVVGLGYNPSISMNEIHNAAVIHFTGNMKPWLDIAMTQYKELWTKYIDSEMEFVQMCNFGM, encoded by the exons ATGGCGGTTGCAGTCCGGTCAGGCCGGTCGAATATGTTGTCATACAGAGTGTTCGCTTCCTCTATGTTTACTTTACTCTTCATTCTTACACTTTCAGTTCTTTTTTCATCTCATCCTTCACATAATGAGCAT ACTAATGGGGATGCATACATTCATCGGTCGGTTCTGGGATTGAGGCCAGATCCATTAAAGACTAGGTTAGATTTAGTATATAAACAAGCAAATGATCATATAGCTCTTGTGAATGCTTATGCTGCTTATGCAAGGAAGCTCAAGCTCGATATCTCGAAGCAGCTGAAGACGTTTGAAGATTTGGGTAAGACTTTCTCAGATCTTCAATCAAAGCCAACTTACCGTACAGCTTTATTTGATACTGATGGGCCTATGGATGAGGATTCTTTGAGACAGTTCGAGAAGGAGGTTAAGGATAAGGTCAAGTTTGCAAGGTTATTGATCTCCGATTCAAAGGAGTCTTATGATAATCAGTTGAAGATACAAAAGTTGAAGGATACAATTTTTTCTGTTAATGAGTTGTTTGTGAAGGCAAAGAAGAATGGACTGTTTGCCAGGTCGATTGCTGCAAAATCAACTCCGAAGAGTTTACATTGTCTTGCCATGAGGCTTATGGAGGAGAGAATTGCACATCCAGAAAAATATAGGGATGATGACCCTAAGCCTGAATTTGAAGACCCTACTTTATACCATTATGCCATATTCTCGGATAATGTAATTGCAGTATCAGTGGTTGTGAATTCAGTGATAAAGAATGCAAAGGAGCCATGGAAACACGTTTTCCATGTCGTTACTGACAGGATGAATTTAGCTGCAATGAAGGTTTGGTTTAAGATGAGGCCTATTAAGGAAGGACATATTGAAATCAAATCTGTAGAGGATTTTAAATTCCTAAAGTCCTCATATGTACCAGTACTCCGCCAGCTTGAATCTGTAAATCTGCAGAACTTTTACTTTCAAAATAGAGCAGAAAATGCAACAAAAGATGTGAACAACATGAAATTTAGGAATCCGAAATACTTGTCAATACTCAATCACTTAAGATTCTATTTGCCAGAGATGTATCCAGGGCTTCACCGTATTTTATTCCTGGATGATGATGTTGTGGTTCAGAAGGATTTGACAGCATTGTGGAGTATTGATATGGATGGAAAGATCAACGGGGCAGTTGACACGTGCTTTGGATCTTTTCATCGCTATGCTCAGTATTTGAATTTCTCGCATCCTCTCATTCGGGAGAAGTTCAATCCTAAGGCTTGCGCCTGGGCATTTGGGATGAATATCTTTGACCTTGATGCTTGGAGGCGTGAAAAATGCACGGAGGAATATCATTACTGGCAGAACTTG ccgagggtctttcggaaacagctgtcctaccttggtaggaatAAG AATGATGACCGGAGTTTGTGGAAACTGGGAACACTTCCAGCTGGGTTAGCCACCTTCTACTCAACAACAAAATCATTGGATAAATCGTGGCATGTTGTTGGTCTTGGCTACAATCCGAGTATTAGCATGAATGAGATCCACAATGCTGCTGTGATTCACTTCACCGGGAATATGAAGCCTTGGTTGGACATAGCCATGACCCAATACAAGGAGCTTTGGACCAAATACATTGACTCTGAAATGGAGTTCGTGCAAATGTGCAATTTTGGCATGTAG
- the LOC132617130 gene encoding probable galacturonosyltransferase 9 isoform X4 has translation MAVAVRSGRSNMLSYRVFASSMFTLLFILTLSVLFSSHPSHNEHLVTQTNGDAYIHRSVLGLRPDPLKTRLDLVYKQANDHIALVNAYAAYARKLKLDISKQLKTFEDLGKTFSDLQSKPTYRTALFDTDGPMDEDSLRQFEKEVKDKVKFARLLISDSKESYDNQLKIQKLKDTIFSVNELFVKAKKNGLFARSIAAKSTPKSLHCLAMRLMEERIAHPEKYRDDDPKPEFEDPTLYHYAIFSDNVIAVSVVVNSVIKNAKEPWKHVFHVVTDRMNLAAMKVWFKMRPIKEGHIEIKSVEDFKFLKSSYVPVLRQLESVNLQNFYFQNRAENATKDVNNMKFRNPKYLSILNHLRFYLPEMYPGLHRILFLDDDVVVQKDLTALWSIDMDGKINGAVDTCFGSFHRYAQYLNFSHPLIREKFNPKACAWAFGMNIFDLDAWRREKCTEEYHYWQNLNDDRSLWKLGTLPAGLATFYSTTKSLDKSWHVVGLGYNPSISMNEIHNAAVIHFTGNMKPWLDIAMTQYKELWTKYIDSEMEFVQMCNFGM, from the exons ATGGCGGTTGCAGTCCGGTCAGGCCGGTCGAATATGTTGTCATACAGAGTGTTCGCTTCCTCTATGTTTACTTTACTCTTCATTCTTACACTTTCAGTTCTTTTTTCATCTCATCCTTCACATAATGAGCAT CTTGTGACACAGACTAATGGGGATGCATACATTCATCGGTCGGTTCTGGGATTGAGGCCAGATCCATTAAAGACTAGGTTAGATTTAGTATATAAACAAGCAAATGATCATATAGCTCTTGTGAATGCTTATGCTGCTTATGCAAGGAAGCTCAAGCTCGATATCTCGAAGCAGCTGAAGACGTTTGAAGATTTGGGTAAGACTTTCTCAGATCTTCAATCAAAGCCAACTTACCGTACAGCTTTATTTGATACTGATGGGCCTATGGATGAGGATTCTTTGAGACAGTTCGAGAAGGAGGTTAAGGATAAGGTCAAGTTTGCAAGGTTATTGATCTCCGATTCAAAGGAGTCTTATGATAATCAGTTGAAGATACAAAAGTTGAAGGATACAATTTTTTCTGTTAATGAGTTGTTTGTGAAGGCAAAGAAGAATGGACTGTTTGCCAGGTCGATTGCTGCAAAATCAACTCCGAAGAGTTTACATTGTCTTGCCATGAGGCTTATGGAGGAGAGAATTGCACATCCAGAAAAATATAGGGATGATGACCCTAAGCCTGAATTTGAAGACCCTACTTTATACCATTATGCCATATTCTCGGATAATGTAATTGCAGTATCAGTGGTTGTGAATTCAGTGATAAAGAATGCAAAGGAGCCATGGAAACACGTTTTCCATGTCGTTACTGACAGGATGAATTTAGCTGCAATGAAGGTTTGGTTTAAGATGAGGCCTATTAAGGAAGGACATATTGAAATCAAATCTGTAGAGGATTTTAAATTCCTAAAGTCCTCATATGTACCAGTACTCCGCCAGCTTGAATCTGTAAATCTGCAGAACTTTTACTTTCAAAATAGAGCAGAAAATGCAACAAAAGATGTGAACAACATGAAATTTAGGAATCCGAAATACTTGTCAATACTCAATCACTTAAGATTCTATTTGCCAGAGATGTATCCAGGGCTTCACCGTATTTTATTCCTGGATGATGATGTTGTGGTTCAGAAGGATTTGACAGCATTGTGGAGTATTGATATGGATGGAAAGATCAACGGGGCAGTTGACACGTGCTTTGGATCTTTTCATCGCTATGCTCAGTATTTGAATTTCTCGCATCCTCTCATTCGGGAGAAGTTCAATCCTAAGGCTTGCGCCTGGGCATTTGGGATGAATATCTTTGACCTTGATGCTTGGAGGCGTGAAAAATGCACGGAGGAATATCATTACTGGCAGAACTTG AATGATGACCGGAGTTTGTGGAAACTGGGAACACTTCCAGCTGGGTTAGCCACCTTCTACTCAACAACAAAATCATTGGATAAATCGTGGCATGTTGTTGGTCTTGGCTACAATCCGAGTATTAGCATGAATGAGATCCACAATGCTGCTGTGATTCACTTCACCGGGAATATGAAGCCTTGGTTGGACATAGCCATGACCCAATACAAGGAGCTTTGGACCAAATACATTGACTCTGAAATGGAGTTCGTGCAAATGTGCAATTTTGGCATGTAG
- the LOC132617130 gene encoding probable galacturonosyltransferase 9 isoform X5, with amino-acid sequence MAVAVRSGRSNMLSYRVFASSMFTLLFILTLSVLFSSHPSHNEHTNGDAYIHRSVLGLRPDPLKTRLDLVYKQANDHIALVNAYAAYARKLKLDISKQLKTFEDLGKTFSDLQSKPTYRTALFDTDGPMDEDSLRQFEKEVKDKVKFARLLISDSKESYDNQLKIQKLKDTIFSVNELFVKAKKNGLFARSIAAKSTPKSLHCLAMRLMEERIAHPEKYRDDDPKPEFEDPTLYHYAIFSDNVIAVSVVVNSVIKNAKEPWKHVFHVVTDRMNLAAMKVWFKMRPIKEGHIEIKSVEDFKFLKSSYVPVLRQLESVNLQNFYFQNRAENATKDVNNMKFRNPKYLSILNHLRFYLPEMYPGLHRILFLDDDVVVQKDLTALWSIDMDGKINGAVDTCFGSFHRYAQYLNFSHPLIREKFNPKACAWAFGMNIFDLDAWRREKCTEEYHYWQNLNDDRSLWKLGTLPAGLATFYSTTKSLDKSWHVVGLGYNPSISMNEIHNAAVIHFTGNMKPWLDIAMTQYKELWTKYIDSEMEFVQMCNFGM; translated from the exons ATGGCGGTTGCAGTCCGGTCAGGCCGGTCGAATATGTTGTCATACAGAGTGTTCGCTTCCTCTATGTTTACTTTACTCTTCATTCTTACACTTTCAGTTCTTTTTTCATCTCATCCTTCACATAATGAGCAT ACTAATGGGGATGCATACATTCATCGGTCGGTTCTGGGATTGAGGCCAGATCCATTAAAGACTAGGTTAGATTTAGTATATAAACAAGCAAATGATCATATAGCTCTTGTGAATGCTTATGCTGCTTATGCAAGGAAGCTCAAGCTCGATATCTCGAAGCAGCTGAAGACGTTTGAAGATTTGGGTAAGACTTTCTCAGATCTTCAATCAAAGCCAACTTACCGTACAGCTTTATTTGATACTGATGGGCCTATGGATGAGGATTCTTTGAGACAGTTCGAGAAGGAGGTTAAGGATAAGGTCAAGTTTGCAAGGTTATTGATCTCCGATTCAAAGGAGTCTTATGATAATCAGTTGAAGATACAAAAGTTGAAGGATACAATTTTTTCTGTTAATGAGTTGTTTGTGAAGGCAAAGAAGAATGGACTGTTTGCCAGGTCGATTGCTGCAAAATCAACTCCGAAGAGTTTACATTGTCTTGCCATGAGGCTTATGGAGGAGAGAATTGCACATCCAGAAAAATATAGGGATGATGACCCTAAGCCTGAATTTGAAGACCCTACTTTATACCATTATGCCATATTCTCGGATAATGTAATTGCAGTATCAGTGGTTGTGAATTCAGTGATAAAGAATGCAAAGGAGCCATGGAAACACGTTTTCCATGTCGTTACTGACAGGATGAATTTAGCTGCAATGAAGGTTTGGTTTAAGATGAGGCCTATTAAGGAAGGACATATTGAAATCAAATCTGTAGAGGATTTTAAATTCCTAAAGTCCTCATATGTACCAGTACTCCGCCAGCTTGAATCTGTAAATCTGCAGAACTTTTACTTTCAAAATAGAGCAGAAAATGCAACAAAAGATGTGAACAACATGAAATTTAGGAATCCGAAATACTTGTCAATACTCAATCACTTAAGATTCTATTTGCCAGAGATGTATCCAGGGCTTCACCGTATTTTATTCCTGGATGATGATGTTGTGGTTCAGAAGGATTTGACAGCATTGTGGAGTATTGATATGGATGGAAAGATCAACGGGGCAGTTGACACGTGCTTTGGATCTTTTCATCGCTATGCTCAGTATTTGAATTTCTCGCATCCTCTCATTCGGGAGAAGTTCAATCCTAAGGCTTGCGCCTGGGCATTTGGGATGAATATCTTTGACCTTGATGCTTGGAGGCGTGAAAAATGCACGGAGGAATATCATTACTGGCAGAACTTG AATGATGACCGGAGTTTGTGGAAACTGGGAACACTTCCAGCTGGGTTAGCCACCTTCTACTCAACAACAAAATCATTGGATAAATCGTGGCATGTTGTTGGTCTTGGCTACAATCCGAGTATTAGCATGAATGAGATCCACAATGCTGCTGTGATTCACTTCACCGGGAATATGAAGCCTTGGTTGGACATAGCCATGACCCAATACAAGGAGCTTTGGACCAAATACATTGACTCTGAAATGGAGTTCGTGCAAATGTGCAATTTTGGCATGTAG